The sequence below is a genomic window from Gadus morhua chromosome 12, gadMor3.0, whole genome shotgun sequence.
CTAAGGCTGATGCCCCCATACCAGGCAATTAAAGAAAAAGTGAGAACAGATTCTATAAAAGATTTATAAAATAAAGACTACATAACCCTATCGACATTGAAGGAGTTAAGCTTCCGAAGGAAGTACAATCGTTGTTGCCCCCAAATAGTATCAGTATTAAATTTGAGTTTATTGTCTATCATTGTTCTCAGATATTTATACTGGTCAACCATCTCTATGCAGTTTCCATTTATGTATGTAGGTGGTGGAGAACAAGATTGGTTTCTTCTAAAATCAATGGCCATATTTTTTGTCTTTGAGATGTTAAGCTGAAGAAAAGACTTGTCACACCAACTGACAAACTCATCAACCACTGGCCCATGCTGAGATTCATGCTTATGCAGTAAACTAACAATAACTGTGTCATCAGCAAATTTCAGGATGTGTCTATTTATATGTTGACTTCTACAGTCATTAGTGTAGAGAGGATATACAGTAGAGGGGAAAGTACACAACCCTGGGGAGAGCCAGTGGAAGAGACACGCCTTTCCGAGAGACAACCATTTACCTTTACTCGTTGTGTTCTGTTAGTTAAGAAATCCATAATCCAGCTCACAAGATTACTCTCAAGATTAAATTCTGATAGTAGTTTACTAACTACAACATGTGGCTGGATAGTATTAAAAGCAGAAGAAAAATCTAAAAACAAAAGCCTGGCGTGTGTGCCCGGACCATCTAGATGGCTGTACAGGAGATGTAGTGTAATCTGGGCATCCTCCACCCCTCTTCTAGCCCTGTATGCAAATTGCCTTGGGTCCAGGGCCACACCCTTAACAACAAAAGACACTTCACAATCTTTTCGAATGACTTCATGGCCAGTGAGGTCAATGCCACTGGCCTGAAGTCATTTGTAACTCTTTGTAGTGTTGCTCTTTGCCACTGGAACAATAATGGACTCCTACCATGCCTTTGGGACCCTACTCTGTTCCAAGGACATCTCAAAAATATCAGTGAACACCCCCCAGAGCTGTTCTGAACAGCACTTTAACAATCTCCCAGTAATGCCATCTGGACCCGGACTTTTATTGACCTTATTTCTCTTAAATAATGACCTAACATCTTCTTGTGTAATTGAGAATGGGGTGGACTTTACCAGAGCTTGCTCCTCAGTTAATTTCTTATGTTCATCTGAAAAGTCATGAATATCAAAACGTGGAAAAAAAGTGTTCAATGCTTCAGATAAATCGCTATCACTCTTATACATTGGGATATGGACTggcttgttttgtgttttatgcaAACCTGTCATTCTTTTAACACCATCCCATGCTGCCTTCAAGTTGTCAGTCCCAGTCTCTCCTCTAtcttatttttatattgtaatTTAGCCCTCTTGATTTCTGCTCTGACCTCCTTAGTTGCCTCTCTattttcatcctcatccccatTGTGAAAAGCACTATGTTTTTTCATAAGCACTTGTTTCAGGGAACTAGTGACCCATGGCTTATTATTTGCATACACTTTTACATGTTTTGTAGGAATAGCAGACTCCTCACAAAAAGAGATATAACAGCATACAGTGTCAGTCAGCTCATCAATATCTGAAGCAGAGTCCTTGAAGACATTCCAATCGGTGCAATCAAAACAACCTTGTAATTTAGAAACAGACTCATCATTCCAGTCCTTAATCTCTCTAGTTTTTACTTTCCCCCTCTTAAGCCCAGGTCTGTACACAGGGGTGAGATGGATAGCACGGTGATCTGAGGAACcaagggggggcagaggggaggccTTGTAAGCCTCCTTAATTGAGCCATAGCACATGTCCAAAGTCTTATTTTTCCTAGTTGGGCATGTCACGTATTGATAGAGGTTGAGACTTTTACTCAGTTTGCAGTTGTTAAAATCTCCCATAAGGAGACACGGGGCATCCGGGGAAAGTGATTGAAGTCTTTGTCACCTTGTGAATAGTATCGGCAGCAGTTTGTGTGTTAGCCTTGGGGTGAATATACACTACAGTCACAAATATCTGGGGGAATTCTCTTGGGAGATAGAACGGGCGAACAGAGATAGCAATTCGATGTCAGCTGTGCATATTGATTCCCTGACGGTGATGTTGCTGCACCACCGCTGGTTAATGTATacgcacacaccaccaccctgagatTTCCCCGTAGATTCGGCGTCCCTGTCCAACCTGACAGGCGCCCCAAAGCCGCTGATCGATAAATCCGCATCGGAGTCTCTGGACGACAACCACGTCTCACTGAAGGTGAGACGTGTAATACAGGCGTTCCTGTATTCATGTAAATAGTTCGAATTTGCTTGTAGTTCATCGGTCTTGTTTCTGAGCGACTGGACGTTTGCGAGTATTATGGATGGGAGCGGAATACGGCGCAATCTTTGGCGTTTTAACCTGAGTCGGAcgccacctctcctcccccgttTCCGCTCCTTGCAAACGTTTTTACGCTCATTTCCAGGTGACCTGTGCCTGGAGATCTCGGCTAGAATGTCTTCAGTTACAAGCGGGTCCAAGTATAAATCCCCCATGCTCGGATTGTCCCATCGCATTAAACATTCCCGGGAGTATGTCCTTACCGGCTCGTATTGCTGGTTACGTACGCCTTGGACATAATAAATCCATAAGGTCCATAAGATGACAGCGTAAAGTATCTCCATGGCGACTGCTTGAATGAACAATCGTATTTAGTCCATTTCCATCAACGATTGAATAAAAACAGGGAACGTTCAGTAGCCTACAtctaacaaacaaaacaaaacgcgGACAAACGAACACCTGCTGCCGGTCGCTACAGGATGAGTAGCGCCCAAAAAAATCTGAAGTGGCGGTAAATCTGGaattcagagagtcaaagccaacgtttcttcccccaattacttctccaccatggccgagaatcTATGCACGGGTCTTATCTTTCAAACTCGTACCCGCCCGTACCAGCGAATTATATTCCGCACCTTACCAGACCTGCTATAAATTGATAACGACGCCTGAACCGCACCCGAAGGAAAACATTAGATGGAACGCCGGGGAATAACACTATGAGTTTAACTGTCCAAAAGGTCTGGGCTTAAATTCTGACAATAAACCAGCAGactgttaaaaatatataatgtgttggatagatagatatatgtaGCCTATAGATTAACCCTATCAATATATCTAACATTGTTTATTTGCCAATTGGTTTAAACTGGATGGTTAGCTGCGGACAATGATCTATTTAGCTTAGGTCATGACGTTTAGCTGCTGGATATCTGCCTAAAAGTAATTATGCTTAGATCACCGGGGTAAGTCCAGAGCGCAGTTTCATTAATGTGACAGTTAAAGTTAAGGAAACCTTCTTCATTAGGTCACTTCTTGCTATAAAGTTAATATGCGTGTATATTTCACTGGGCTAGTTGaacattttttcatttatataaTCAGATGGTATTAAGGTCTTCCATCAATGTAAGATCATGTAAATAGTAAGGCTGAAATGATATGTAAAATGGATATCACAACTTTTTAAACAGGATAGGCATGTTTACTAATTGAATTATGTAACAAAGGTTCATTAAACAGGAAAAACAATGTATATTTGGTAACAATGTAGGATTGGTATTTGACAATTGTTAGATAgataatatcaaaaaaaataatctacaAAATAATATAGCCCGATTGAGGTACACTTTTACAGTACTTATTTCCCTTAAAGGCCTTTTTCCTCAAAATAAATTAGTTATTTCAGTTTCAGTTATTttaaacagacgcacacatatacagttgATTGAGCTTTAATTAATCCCTTACAGTTGATAGAGGGTTAACAAGCATTGTTTCTGAAACCAAGAGCCCATCACAGTTCATAGACACGGAACACGGACTCATTGCATTTCGGCGTGCCGATATTAAAGAGCAGATAAACCCTGCTGTCTTGTCTGAGATTGACCTCTTTTACAATGCAGGAATCCTGATAGTGATACTTCTTAGTTTGGATGATTTCAGGGCTTTGCTCTTTCCAGTTTTGATACAAATAAATTAATTCGTATGTGTGCTCAATGCACTTCAGCTCGCCGTAGATTAAGTAGGTAGCCGTTTTTTCAGCCGTGAATATGTCATATTCTCCCTGGTGGTTAGGGTCTGGGAAAGCAAAGCAAAAATAGATAGTAACTGttagcacacacagacaacacaagtGGGAGCATGCACATTCGGTAGTAGATAGGTAGCCTACAATTTAGGTTTATACCTTTCAGCGGGCCGGTTATGTTAACTTTTTTACGGGTCGacacctgcagacagacaggaaagaAAATAAACGCAGGCAATGACAGAGGGACAGATTGAATTTACAGACAGGCCAGACGAACATGGGTAAATCACTTTCATGTTTTTCGGTTCAGTACATTTCTtttgatatatttataaaatgacTTACCTCGGATGCAGCTCCGTTCGCCCGATAGACCAGGTATGCCACTATCATCACTGATACAACCACTATGGCCACTACCATGTGGGCAAGGAGCACCTTGATGCGACGGGATGGGTCTGACCGTGCACATGTGTTCTCAGTGTGGACCAGCACATAGTTATTCTGCATGCTGTCTGGATCTGCCTCCATTCTCTCCATTTGAGTTATGCCCAGGAGCAGCCAGCCGTTCTCCATATATTAGCCCTGGCCCCTAAACTCATCCCACACATTCAGGGAAACCCTGCAACTGTAAACAAGGAGGGAGGGAACCCCGGCCCGCCTACGCTTACAACGTCACTCCATTGAACTCTTTCTCCCGCGCTGCTAAATTTAGCCTGGCAACGTGCCGCTGCTCAAGCCCCGCCTCTCTGGACAGTTTTGGAGAGACTGTGAGTGGGCATTGCGCcaggaacaaacaaacacggtTAACCGCTCAAGTAAATCTTTAGCAACAAGTTGGGAAGCTGTCAGTTGTGGGCGTAACGTCAAACAAACTgcacttttttgttgttgttgttttgacttTTATGATGTGATTTAAAGGCTGCTGCACATATGTGGCTCCGTACATTTTGATGTCTATCCTCCTGCAATGTTAGGTTAGAATTTAGTTGCAGCGTGCATGAAAAGTGTATGTGCATTGTTCCATTGAGTTTGGAAGGTAGCAACAGACGTAGAGCGCAGAGGTTTCGGTGTGTTATTATGCGCAACGGGGCCAGACATGCCCCACGTGCAACCACTATTCATTCTCACGCCCCCTCTCTGCCGTGTGACGTATGAAAATTGATTCAAAGCTTGAATCAAATTCAATTGATTAATATATAGAGTGTTTAATGGACTTGTTTATACTTTCGTCCATCTCATACTTCGCCCATCTCATACTTTCGACTCATCATTGAACAGAAACTGTCCTTGCACACTGCCAAAGAGAAAGGCATTAAAGTGATTACCTCTGTCTTCTTCTCTCAGACAGCGATACTCCGAGGAAAACCCCTAGCCTGCGTTGCATCATGTCTCTGTTAACACGCAAGATAAGTAGAGCAATACAGTAGGAGTATTACATCTTGGTGCCAACAGAGCtcataaaacaacacacaagcaaagtcTACTCTAACTAACCGTTTGTTCTATGTAGATAGATTTATGTTGAGGGTAACAAATTACAATAAAGGCACATCAATTAACAATCAATTATATTTTTGCATGCACCGAAAAGTTGTAGATAGgcttgtgcaaaaaaaaaaagttattgtaTTGTCCCATTCATGCTAATTATTCATGGTTGCCAATCCCTTTTTTTGTATCGTGAACTTATATTAAAGGGGTTTTAATTATATTGGGTCATTATGATTGTGGCATGCAGTTACCAAGATTTACAAGCTACGGAAAATAttcagaaaatatttttttccaaacaaaacaatataactataaaaaatatatattttgcattTTAACACGTTATTATCTTGGAATGTAAAGCTGTTATTCAGCAGGAATAGTTCAAGCCAAACAAGAGAATATACAATaaagcatttttttaaaaagcgaATCTAAaagatggtaaaaaaaaatcctactGTAACGTCAATGTAAATTTGTTATTGTAAATATGTAGATGACGGTTCTGTGAGGTTGGTGAGGAATCAGAAAAAAGGAGTTATCACACATTAATGTGTGTGATCTCTCTTGAGCCACAATGGACATGAGTGTTCAACAAAGGGCAAAATTAAATGTAGTGCCATCTCCTGCAGCAATCTGTTCTAATCATCCCATTTTTTATCTGGTTATAATAGCTTTGTCGAGCAGCCCAACTGAAATACAAATCGTTGGTGCCCCACAGAAGGGGAAAAAGTAAAATATCCACTGGCTTGGAATGACACAAGCAGCAACAAGCTTTCTCCTTCTGATTGGGTCACCGAAAGTGTGCTGCGGTTGTGTAACAGTTGTGTGAATGCCAGGGGATGACAAAATAGGGAGATTTCATCATCTCAATGGCAAACGCAATATGTTGTGGCTGCTCTAAAGTGAAAGTGGTTGAGGGTTGGAGACAAAGAGATAGGGTGGAAAGCCTTGGACAGAAACGTGGGCGAGTTTCATTGAACAGGTAtgtagattagattagattagtttagattagattagatttatttattgtcCTTGTTCCAAAGAGTTAACGAAATGATGTTTGgagcctcaccaccaccactggcatACAAGTACCTACATTACCCACTATAAAGATAGATCTCCCATATGCTatggtatataaatatatttataataataacaataacccaAAAGTGCGATAGTGCTAGTGTAGTTGAAATGTCAACAGTCCAGTTATAGCTAATGTGTGAGAGGAAAGAGAATGAGAATGCAGCAATGCAAGTCCAGTCCATAGTTATAgtgatgtgtgagtgtatcGGATGAGTGgtaaggatggggggggggggggggggggggatggaataataataataataaaaatagatgGAAAAATAGTGAACAGTGCAGCAATGCAGTCCAGTTCACAGTTATTGAGTGGGAGTTATGTGACTGAGGAgttggggggggctggggggtgcggggggcaGGTTGTCCGTTCAGCAGTCTGACAGCCTGTGGATAGAGGCTGTTGGTCAGTCTGCTGGTCCTGGAGCGGATGGAACGGGGAGGGGCAGTTGCTGGAAGAGATGGTGCGCTGGGTGGAACTGGTCCCGTAGGATGTTGTTCACCCGCCGTAGGCAGCGGGAGGTGAAGACTGTGGGGATCTGTGGGAGGCTTATCCCAATGATCCTCCCCGTAAACACAAATCATACTGTCCTGAAAATCTGTTTGTTCCTGACAATTTGTCATGATTTATTTGACTTGATTTGTGATGAGTACTCAATCACATCAAAATGCATACATTGATTTGACGGCCATATGATTTGACAGCGCATTTGAAATCATTTATGAGATTTTAGTTGACTCAGTATCATAACCGAAAATCAGGTTGCCTTACATTCTGACCCTTCGATTTATGACTAGAATCTACTGCTAGATCAAGCGACCGCAGGCTTAGAGCCAAGCAGACGGACTGCGAGTTATTCATCCTCCTGTATTTACTTGTGcgataaatatttataaagataTCAATATATACTAGCCAATATTCTACTCGCTCAGCCAAAAAGATTTAGCTATTCATTTAACCAGGAAGGCTTCTATGGGGGTTGGTTGtgccaattgaaatacaaaagccaataacaaatgtaaataatgaaataaataaagaaaaatattttaCCCTTTTATTAGGATACACAATAAAAGTGCAATTGCATTATACAATATGAGATAATAACAAATTTTATTAAtagattaaattaaaaaaaaagtaaaaataataaaatagctTAGAGCGAAATGCATACACATTCCACCGCGAGAAGATACATTCAGGCAATAGCGCTGTCAATCCTGTTCTGAACAGTAGGCCTAgtcttcagaaccaacaacaagGTATATTCCTTGAGTTCGAGCCCTGTTGTTCAGGTTGGATCAGAAGACTGAACCGGTCTTTGTAATGTACTTCTACCCAGCCTCTCTCTTTCAGTACTGGCACTGCCCCAACAGGTAGCGGAGGCCGAGGATGACATTCTTAATCTTGAGGGTTCGGTTCTTGGAGGAGAAGTAGAGGTTCAGTCTCTGCTCCCTCCGCAGGTAGACAGTGGTTTGTAGGCCCTTGCAGTCGATGCCCCCTCTGCTCTCAAGGGTGAAGTTAGTGATCGCTTGCTGCTCCGGGGCCAGGCGTAGCTCCAGGTGGCCCTGTCCGGGTTCGTTGTTAAAACCCCTGGGGCACACGTACATGTGTAGGATGTACGGGCCGTTGCAAGAGATGACGATCTCTTTGTTGTCCACCAGATCCACACTTTTGTTTGTGTAGTTCATGAACTTGAGTGTCTCATTGTCTGAGATATCTGGGTGGGTGGACACATGGGCAGACGTATTGAAGGGACAGGGTGAAGTGGGTAGGAGGAATATTTTTGTATCATACTTTTAGTTGGGTTGGTTTGCTAAATGGCCAAGAGAAAGTGTTTGCCTTTAACTTTATAAACGTGGGTATTTGTTTGACCGGCTACAATTCAAATGTTTTAACGGAAATCTTAAACTGGTCCTgcttgtttttgatgcaaaggTTTTTTATGACGCACCTGAGATGGGATGAAATTGTATGAAGATGCCATCATATGCTTTTTCCACGTTCTGCAATAGAAAAGAAACAAGAGGATTATTGTCTTTCTAATTATGACACCAAATGAAGTAAAAGCAAAaggtaatataataataatttaatcaaATATTAGTTGATTCCATTATTTATAAGCATGAATTATAGTTAATTAACCGTTGGCTAATGATCTAGtaatcatttactaatggtTGCCATTATCGATTATCAGGTAATGGTGTTTATGTAAACTAAGGTTTTCATATgtactttatttaaaaaaatgtagaaATTAACCCTAACACACATGGTGCGTTCCAGACAGATTAGGTCGGAAATGATATCAGAGCTCGTATTTGTTGCTTCTGGTAATCCCGATTTATTTAAATTAGGAAAATATGTAAGTCTGTAAAGTAGTACAACTATCTGACTAGATCGAAGGGGTATTCTGTTGCttgaaaatgtaggcctatttgacaAAACCTAAACTCTCTTTCAATTCATCCCTCAACTAGCCTTAGCGTAGATATATTTACATGGGAAGGAGCCTTTTCTTCAGGTTTTCGATTATATTCTACTTTATAATTCGCTGTGATCGTCACATAATCGTAGGCTATATCATTTCCATAAACCTATGCAATAATAATCTAAACAACACTAAATTGCTTATATTTAAATTCAAAAGTAATTCAATAGTTTACACACAATTCAGTATCGACCTTTGTCATTGGCCCGCACCGACTTCCTCTCCACACAATGGTTACATTTAAACAAACAAGTAGCCAATTAGGTATGGCGTGTATTCATTACTTACTCACCAAGAGCGAGGTTATGGTGTGGCAAGTGTGAATGGTAAAGGCCGTACATGCGATCACCAATAGACACGGCATGGTAAAAGCCACCCCCAGCCTCCAGCTGCTACATCGGTGTTCCTGTCCCTTCATGGTATACTCGGCACCTTGTTCCTCCATCGATCTCACGGCTCGGAGCTTTTGTTCATATGCATCCATGCTGAGTGAGAAACCAAGTAGGACCAAGTGATGACAAGGAGTAGGCACAACAGAAGTTGTGGGTGGCCGAAAATGAATTTGTTTACACGAGACCATTTAGAAATGGTTTCGATAACCTACACGTCTCCCGAGAAACCAGACGATCAGACCTGACCACATGGTGGAAAACCAATTGTTCATCAGACGCATCACTTTCACTCTCCATACATGCCCACCCTTCCATTATGACTCATATAGAGCCCTTTCCAATCTGTAAAAGTAATGCGTTCAAAAATTTGAAACATCACGAacacatgaatgtgtgttttcacacacacattaatttgtgtgtgtgaaaaagttACCACGAAGATGAGGCTTGAAACAAGATGCTGGAAGTGACAAATATCTATTTGTTTATAGATCATTGGGTCGGACCTGCTATCATTTTAAGCGTTGCATACCAGTGGAGTACCAGTGGCTGATAACAGGTCAACGTTTACCCGACAGTTTGGCCTCTATTTGCCTAGCGGGGTCCGTTCTCCAGTCTAAACGACCTTAACAGGTTTAGTGGCAGGTCGTTCCAATCAtgcaataaaatacataaaacccACTCCCATTATAAGTAATAAGGAAACCGTTGGCGTTTACTTGATTCAGGCAGTGGCGACCCTAGGTCCACTTCCGccccgggcagcgattgttgacgggggaggggggggggacttcggTGAGGGTTTCTCTCCGTCTATACGAAcaagtgtgcgcctgcagccagagggggcgccaaaatacctattccccacgcaatattatgtcgtacttcattgataaccgctgcgcaacgcattttttttttatactgctcgtggcgcccccccatgtgatttgccgccccccgcaaatatgccgccccgggcgtctGCCCGGGTCgaccgtgcctaaaaccgccactggatTCAGGTGTGTGGTAACGATTTGAGAAATCATCACAATATTAGGAGTTTGTTGAAATAGATTACTTTATTGTTCAAAATGTTTTCATACATCCGATACCACGTAAATTCCAGTCAGTAGCAGTTGTATTTTCACATTCTGTAATGTATGGCACCTTATCTGACAGACGAGGACaatcatgcgcacacacacacacacacacacacacacacacacacacacacacacacacacacacacacacacacacacacacacacacacacacacacacacacacagtattatacCTCTTCAGGTATATTCAAGCTAGCTTTATTAATGCTATATAACAAGTGTAATATGTACACACCGATTGGACAGTTTGTAGTCATTTGTAATCCTTTCCGGATCTGGGAAAAAGGGCCTATTTAAAAAGAAATAGAATCTCTTGGCTCCCAAAGAATACATTTTCTCTCACGAAACAAAGGAGGAAGACCATCTTTGACGAGGATGTAAGCAGGGagcggagaaaaaaaaagtgttgatCTGTCCCCACCCATTATAGTCCGCTTCAGGGATACATTTTAGGAAATGGACAAGGACCGGTAGTGACGGACCTGATATCTTGATAGCATACAGTTGAAAAAGCTTGTGTGTGGCATTTTCTTAAATCCACAGAGAGCCGTGTTTCTGTGTCCACTACCGCTGCTGCCAAACATCTCCCACCAGCAGGGTGCTAGTGCATCTTGGGAGGCGTAATCTCTCACCGCAACACAACCCAGGGCTGGCCCACAACCTCCCTTTTCTCCACCAGAGGGAAATATCTGCGAGGGATGTGTTTtgggacgtttttttttttttttggcacaAGATAATGGTCACCATCGCTGGGCAGGCTGGAGTTGACCGACTGACCTGGGGCGAGCCCAGGAACTGATTGAGGACAGactcaccagcagcagcacagagAGTCAGACAACATCAGATGGGACTGAGGGTAGATGCTCCCCCCTTGGCCTTACCGCTGTCCATGTTTTAAAAACCAACCAACGTATCAATTCTTAAAAGGACAGGACCTCATAAAAACCGCTCtgacgtccaccaccaccaccaccccccctccagacgCTGGTGGTGTTTTCCCCTGCCGGTGTCTAGGGATGGGGCAGGTTTATCCGGTCCTCTATCAGGGTGTTGTCTGGACCCTGGGACTCGATGCACTGCTTCACCGTCGCTATGACGCCCGCGAGGCGCCTGTCCAGGGCCGCTAGGTGGGGTTCCGCCAGCACGGGCTGGAGCGGGTCAAAGGTGAGGGCCTGGCGCAAGGCGGCGCTCAGCGACCTGCTCCTCAGCAGGTTCAGCCTGTTCCAGGTGGAGAGCCGAaccctgagggagggagggagggagggagggagggaggcacacacagagagagggagagacacagacagagatgtCAATGAGTGCTGGAAACAAAATCTTTATGGTATTTGTTTAAGGTCGGGAAGGGCAATATATGTTAAACAGTAGAAGCTGTGTAATAGTAATAGAGTTTTGTGTATACTCACATACAACACTGGTAGAGAGGCGCCAGAATGCTGCGCTCATCCAGAGCGGCATTTCCAAAACTGCAGGAAAAAACAACCATTAAATGTAAGAATCCCTTCACAGGATGCGGCCAGGGCCATGCCCCAGGGCAATCCGTCGTCCCACCATGCTGGAAGTAGAGTCCTAAGAATTGTTTTTCAGAATTCTGTGCGTTACGATTTTGGCTACTATTTGTAACTATGGAACGATAGTGAGCTACATGGAGAGGCAGACAGCTGTTGGGAGcttagagctcgtaagtccgccccttccaGTAGACCCCCATGGCGATGGGACTTCTGAGattgtaaaatatgaatgggtttcaatggagagaaaggaaTCATTTTCTGGTCCCACTCTTTATATGTCCTGGAttacacatgttgtttgtggatttaaataataatttttcatgcCAAGAGTAAAGAGTTTTATcgcaatgagaaagactacaggTCTCGTATGTGaagtcacgctccctgcgactggcgtggacaagaccgacaatctcggCATAACTGAAAAATCTAcacgtgccccgacttataatggttttacCTTTCGATGccgttatcctccccttggataAAAGCAGTGAAGTGGAgaagagagatcgccatgtctgtacaaGAGTTggggtgacgtatatcatataaaacctatctcttcaggaccaGCAGCGCTATAAAAAAactgatcaattattattattattattattatcattcgcgtcgagagcagcgaggtGGTAGTAGTTCACAGAacagcctcacacaaaacctaacatgaAACTTCTTcgcgattattattatttttttctttgcatgaacaATTTTAATTTATATCcataaacaacatatgtgttatccagggcatataagactgggaccagaaaataataactttctctccattgaaacccattcgtATTTTACGATGTCAGAGGTCCCATGgggggtctaccggaaggggcggacttaTGAGCTCTATTGCGATATTTCAACACGATAGCTCGTCATTTTGGAATAATAATGATTATGCGGACAGCTCAGCAATGACAATGTTTAGAGGATCTTCTGTAGAACAGCCGTTATCTGTTGTTCGGACACACAGGTCAGGGAAGCTGTTTAGAGGatcttaaaggagaaatccgatataaaatggatctgggatatgtttagtatgataacgagttggaatgtttgtTTTGTAGCAAAAAAGCGCATGTAGatgcattcttaagttggctgtttttagcagattctaccaaaacgctataaacttggaacgatgggggcatgtgttatggtaaaaactaaatcgctattttaaacaagGCTTagaaggctagaagtagcccgacacttctttggtagtataataagtgTCTTAACCAAAGATAGTATATAAAATGGATGTAGCATCCGGGCAGACCTCAGTTATTC
It includes:
- the LOC115555698 gene encoding uncharacterized protein LOC115555698 isoform X2, encoding MDAYEQKLRAVRSMEEQGAEYTMKGQEHRCSSWRLGVAFTMPCLLVIACTAFTIHTCHTITSLLNVEKAYDGIFIQFHPISDISDNETLKFMNYTNKSVDLVDNKEIVISCNGPYILHMYVCPRGFNNEPGQGHLELRLAPEQQAITNFTLESRGGIDCKGLQTTVYLRREQRLNLYFSSKNRTLKIKNVILGLRYLLGQCQY
- the LOC115555698 gene encoding uncharacterized protein LOC115555698 isoform X1: MVSCKQIHFRPPTTSVVPTPCHHLVLLGFSLSMDAYEQKLRAVRSMEEQGAEYTMKGQEHRCSSWRLGVAFTMPCLLVIACTAFTIHTCHTITSLLNVEKAYDGIFIQFHPISDISDNETLKFMNYTNKSVDLVDNKEIVISCNGPYILHMYVCPRGFNNEPGQGHLELRLAPEQQAITNFTLESRGGIDCKGLQTTVYLRREQRLNLYFSSKNRTLKIKNVILGLRYLLGQCQY